A genomic window from Streptomyces broussonetiae includes:
- a CDS encoding alpha/beta hydrolase family protein — MAGALLLLAAPRAYADGDGLVRQQVTFRGGGGLVLHGTVLSKNGAPGPEPGIVLVGGSGPGPRKEYRQEAEAFARAGITTLVYDKRTVGYSRLHTDFGLLADDALAGVRLLQSNSGVNPHQVGLWGFSEGGWVAPLAASRLPDVAFIVTIGGSGYDPLRTQVWNLSTHLRHQGVGGSFRRTVAGPAAQFMASTGLFPSAGYDPVPVLEQLHRTPVLALWGEHDTQVPPQESAQIFREALARAGNQHAVIGFVASGAHNGHRTSDGFDRIGGPLFHGKKLGELAPRYAQTMTSWVQAVAAGHPPASSAAPAPGQTLATTPVPDHAWYAWLTPALLLLGFAAYPISALLRRGPVLRPARWLAGLGLLAVMATVACPLAVFVAGISTAAPVVWGHPAVWLMVQGLAVAVVVSAGVSAAALWRRRPTPSRAAWLRLAPVGLAAVGFVPWAMWWGVAT, encoded by the coding sequence TTGGCCGGCGCCCTCCTCCTGCTGGCCGCGCCCAGGGCGTATGCCGACGGGGACGGGCTGGTCCGCCAGCAGGTCACCTTCCGGGGCGGCGGCGGGCTCGTCCTGCACGGCACCGTCCTCAGCAAGAACGGAGCACCTGGCCCGGAACCGGGCATCGTACTCGTCGGCGGCTCGGGCCCCGGGCCCCGGAAGGAGTACCGGCAGGAGGCCGAGGCATTCGCGCGGGCCGGGATCACCACGCTGGTCTACGACAAGCGGACCGTCGGCTACTCCCGGCTCCACACAGACTTCGGCCTGCTGGCCGACGACGCACTCGCCGGAGTGCGGTTGTTGCAGTCCAACAGCGGGGTGAACCCACACCAGGTCGGGCTGTGGGGGTTCAGCGAGGGGGGCTGGGTGGCGCCGCTGGCCGCATCGCGCTTGCCCGACGTCGCGTTCATCGTCACCATCGGCGGCTCCGGCTACGACCCGCTGCGTACCCAGGTCTGGAACCTCAGCACTCATCTGCGCCACCAGGGGGTGGGCGGATCGTTCCGTCGCACCGTGGCCGGCCCCGCCGCCCAGTTCATGGCATCGACCGGTCTGTTCCCCTCGGCCGGCTACGACCCCGTACCGGTGCTGGAGCAGCTCCACCGAACGCCGGTGCTGGCGCTGTGGGGCGAGCACGACACGCAGGTGCCGCCCCAGGAGAGCGCACAGATCTTCCGCGAGGCCCTGGCCCGTGCGGGAAACCAGCACGCCGTCATCGGCTTCGTCGCCAGCGGTGCGCACAACGGGCACCGCACGTCGGACGGGTTCGACCGGATCGGCGGCCCGCTCTTCCACGGCAAGAAGCTGGGGGAATTGGCCCCGCGCTATGCGCAGACCATGACCTCATGGGTGCAGGCCGTCGCGGCCGGCCACCCACCGGCGTCAAGCGCCGCCCCCGCACCCGGACAGACACTCGCCACCACCCCCGTACCCGACCACGCCTGGTACGCCTGGCTCACCCCGGCGCTGCTGCTCCTCGGCTTCGCCGCCTACCCGATCAGTGCCCTCCTGCGCCGGGGCCCGGTCCTGCGCCCGGCGCGGTGGTTGGCCGGGCTCGGCCTGCTGGCGGTCATGGCAACGGTGGCCTGCCCGCTTGCCGTTTTCGTGGCAGGCATCAGTACGGCGGCGCCCGTTGTGTGGGGCCATCCGGCCGTGTGGCTGATGGTGCAGGGGCTCGCCGTCGCCGTGGTGGTGTCCGCCGGCGTCTCCGCAGCCGCACTCTGGCGCCGACGGCCGACGCCGAGCCGGGCGGCCTGGCTACGCCTGGCCCCGGTCGGGCTGGCCGCGGTCGGATTCGTACCGTGGGCAATGTGGTGGGGTGTTGCCACTTGA
- a CDS encoding ArsR/SmtB family transcription factor: MAEQPPAQEITDVEALRAFAHPMRQKIEQCLRRGPANSAALARELGESTGLVSYHLRQLAKHGFVEEVPELAKGRERWWRAVPGDRRFPPYSRQTPQMREALTEMHRLNLAELIDSARRFEEARDTLGPWADAALFSRASLRVDPDQLRAFFEEYITLLYRYSAPEHGDAPEARTVLVRLLGIPETN, translated from the coding sequence ATGGCCGAACAACCTCCTGCCCAAGAGATCACCGATGTCGAGGCACTACGCGCCTTCGCGCACCCGATGCGGCAGAAGATCGAGCAATGCCTACGCCGGGGGCCCGCCAACTCTGCCGCGCTGGCACGTGAACTGGGCGAGAGCACGGGGCTGGTCAGCTACCACCTGCGGCAGCTGGCCAAGCACGGCTTCGTCGAGGAGGTCCCTGAGCTGGCGAAAGGGCGGGAGCGGTGGTGGCGGGCAGTGCCAGGGGACCGGCGGTTCCCGCCGTACAGCCGGCAGACGCCGCAGATGCGCGAGGCACTGACCGAGATGCATCGGCTCAACCTCGCCGAACTGATCGACTCGGCCCGGCGGTTCGAGGAGGCGCGCGACACGCTGGGCCCCTGGGCCGACGCGGCGCTCTTCTCGCGCGCCTCTCTCCGGGTCGACCCAGACCAACTCCGCGCGTTCTTCGAGGAGTACATCACGCTCCTCTACCGGTACTCGGCCCCGGAGCATGGGGACGCACCCGAGGCGCGGACCGTGCTCGTCCGGCTGCTCGGAATTCCCGAGACCAACTGA